In Methylomonas sp. MK1, the following are encoded in one genomic region:
- a CDS encoding peptidase domain-containing ABC transporter, which yields MSTASGFKEHPHRKQSTLTLLEFLFGLLEMHSQAQGLTERLIESAGDDTQAALVAIGDHLGLNMESVLLTPTAAANASAPQTPLLTSLSDGYGWIVLYGFRGGKVRVALAQGEVIEERLVKPADIGKLLGRSDAGISEWLLAQAQAPFENAVSQDHHAHMPPFRRLLELLRADRHDLWLLLGLALGSGLLALASPVAVQALVNTVAMGGMGQPLIVLATILFFFLSFAGAVYVLESYLVEIVQRRIFVRLAADLAHRLPRVRSDTYDSQHGAELVNRFFDVLTLQKAGSSLLLDGLSTVVQTCVGLIMLAFYHPFLLAFDVVLLLAITAIVFLLGCGAVTTAIQESISKYALVAWLENVAGNIQTFKFGNGATMAANRTDQLALDYLTAKRRHYRVLLGQVIASVALYAIASTALLAIGGYLVIDGHLTLGQLVAAELIVSSALLALIKFGKHLEGFYDLMAGTDKIGHLLDLPLETSAELDAEFNGPASLTISNLKFGFNSQRPLFADFSMHVQPGEKVAILGGPGSGKTALASLLSGMRQAQAGQIQINGQALDDLRLSSLRQNIAVVSRLEIFHDSMLENVRLGDTNLSVTDVERALAKVGLTGMELDTVMSPGGSPLAHSQAIQVMLARAIIASPALLIVDGILDGLDTGLQQQLAPALFAADAPWTLLLLTGATETAALCQRVIHLPGAAHD from the coding sequence ATGAGCACCGCCTCAGGATTTAAGGAACACCCGCACCGAAAACAATCGACGCTGACCCTACTGGAGTTTTTATTCGGCTTGCTGGAGATGCACAGCCAAGCCCAAGGACTTACGGAGCGTTTGATAGAATCAGCCGGCGACGATACTCAGGCAGCGCTGGTCGCTATCGGCGACCATTTGGGCTTGAACATGGAGAGTGTGCTGCTCACACCAACCGCCGCCGCAAATGCCTCCGCCCCGCAAACCCCATTACTAACCAGCCTGTCCGACGGTTACGGCTGGATAGTCCTGTACGGATTTCGCGGCGGCAAAGTCAGAGTGGCTTTGGCCCAAGGTGAGGTTATCGAAGAGCGCCTCGTCAAGCCGGCTGACATCGGTAAATTACTGGGCCGATCCGATGCCGGCATTAGCGAATGGCTGTTAGCGCAAGCTCAGGCGCCGTTTGAGAATGCCGTCAGCCAAGACCATCACGCGCACATGCCGCCATTCCGCCGCTTGCTGGAATTGTTACGCGCCGACCGCCACGATCTCTGGCTATTGTTGGGCTTGGCTTTGGGCTCCGGCTTACTGGCCCTGGCTTCGCCGGTGGCGGTGCAAGCGCTGGTCAATACCGTGGCGATGGGCGGCATGGGTCAGCCTTTAATCGTGTTGGCGACCATCCTGTTTTTCTTTCTAAGCTTCGCCGGCGCGGTCTATGTGCTGGAATCCTATCTGGTGGAAATCGTGCAGCGGCGGATTTTCGTGCGCCTGGCCGCCGACTTGGCCCATCGCTTGCCCAGGGTGCGTAGCGATACCTATGACAGTCAACACGGCGCGGAACTGGTCAATCGCTTTTTTGATGTATTGACCTTGCAAAAAGCCGGTTCGTCGCTGCTATTGGACGGTTTGAGCACAGTGGTGCAAACCTGCGTCGGCCTGATCATGCTGGCCTTCTATCACCCCTTCCTCTTGGCTTTCGATGTGGTTTTGCTGTTGGCTATCACAGCGATAGTATTTTTGTTGGGCTGCGGCGCGGTCACGACGGCGATTCAGGAATCCATCAGCAAATATGCCTTGGTAGCCTGGCTGGAAAACGTGGCCGGCAACATCCAGACCTTTAAATTCGGTAACGGTGCCACGATGGCCGCCAACCGTACCGACCAACTGGCACTGGATTATTTAACAGCCAAACGCCGGCATTACCGGGTGCTGTTGGGCCAAGTGATCGCCTCTGTGGCCTTATATGCCATCGCCAGTACGGCCTTGTTGGCTATCGGCGGCTATCTGGTAATAGACGGCCACTTAACCTTGGGTCAATTGGTCGCAGCGGAACTGATCGTCTCGTCGGCCTTACTGGCATTGATCAAATTCGGTAAACATCTGGAAGGTTTTTACGACTTGATGGCCGGCACGGACAAGATCGGTCATTTACTGGATTTGCCTTTAGAAACTTCCGCTGAGCTGGATGCAGAATTCAATGGTCCGGCGTCTTTAACGATCAGCAATTTGAAATTTGGCTTCAATTCGCAGCGACCATTGTTCGCCGATTTTTCCATGCACGTACAGCCGGGCGAAAAAGTCGCGATTTTAGGCGGCCCCGGCAGCGGCAAAACCGCTCTGGCCTCGCTATTGAGCGGGATGCGGCAAGCACAAGCCGGGCAGATACAAATCAACGGCCAGGCTCTGGACGATCTGCGCCTGAGCAGCTTGCGGCAGAACATCGCGGTGGTCAGCCGACTGGAGATTTTTCACGACAGCATGCTGGAAAATGTCCGGCTCGGCGATACGAACTTGAGCGTCACCGATGTCGAGCGGGCCCTAGCCAAGGTCGGCCTGACCGGCATGGAGTTGGATACCGTGATGAGTCCCGGCGGCTCACCGCTTGCCCATAGCCAAGCCATACAAGTCATGTTGGCTAGAGCCATCATCGCCAGCCCCGCCTTGTTGATCGTGGATGGCATACTCGATGGGTTGGACACCGGATTGCAGCAGCAGTTGGCACCGGCGCTATTTGCCGCCGATGCACCCTGGACGCTATTGCTACTGACCGGAGCAACCGAAACAGCCGCGCTTTGCCAACGCGTTATTCATTTGCCCGGAGCCGCCCATGACTGA
- a CDS encoding HlyD family secretion protein, with amino-acid sequence MTDLQIRLSALSAAHTPRLVSSLARSCVWLFLLTPPALLLTPWQQNINGNGRVSAFAPLERQQNLDAPVSGRIVSWHAKEGTKVKAGDLLMEITDVDPELLERLQQQRAAAAAKLAAKEAELKAYRLQIDNLIATRDLQVATAQYRLDVARQRARSASEAIASARATLEAASVQTQRLQRLIGDGLVSQRDYEVAQRDGIVAQRSLNSSQASLEGALAEQRAAEAEIGRIRADAQARIDSATASANKTQSELEDSRSSLLKSEVDVSRQQSQQIRAPRDGSILRLLANPQSDIVRQGDPLLVLVPDMDVKAVELWVDGNDAVLITPGRHARLQFEGWPALQFAGWPEVAVGTFGGLVAFVDSTDDGKGKFRVLIVPDPKDRPWPAERFARQGVRVKGWVLLNRVTMAYELWRQLNAFPPQMTTEAPATDLVRQKLK; translated from the coding sequence ATGACTGATTTACAGATTAGGCTGTCCGCGCTATCGGCGGCCCACACCCCGCGCCTGGTTAGCAGTTTAGCGCGCTCTTGCGTCTGGTTATTTTTGTTAACCCCGCCAGCCCTGCTGCTGACACCCTGGCAACAAAACATCAACGGCAACGGCCGGGTCTCGGCCTTTGCGCCGCTCGAACGTCAACAGAATTTAGATGCGCCGGTTTCCGGGCGCATCGTCAGTTGGCATGCTAAAGAAGGCACCAAAGTTAAGGCCGGCGATTTGCTGATGGAAATAACCGATGTCGATCCGGAATTGCTGGAACGCCTGCAACAACAACGCGCGGCAGCTGCTGCTAAATTGGCGGCCAAGGAAGCAGAGCTAAAGGCATACCGCCTGCAAATCGACAACTTGATTGCCACCCGCGATTTACAAGTGGCTACCGCGCAATACCGGCTGGATGTGGCAAGGCAACGCGCGCGCTCGGCCAGCGAAGCCATCGCTTCGGCACGCGCTACCTTGGAAGCGGCCAGCGTGCAAACGCAGCGTCTGCAACGGTTGATCGGCGACGGCTTGGTGTCTCAACGTGATTACGAAGTCGCACAACGCGATGGCATCGTGGCGCAGCGCAGCTTAAACAGCTCCCAAGCCAGTCTGGAAGGCGCTTTGGCCGAACAACGCGCCGCCGAAGCGGAAATAGGTCGGATTCGCGCCGATGCTCAGGCCCGGATTGATTCGGCGACTGCCTCGGCCAACAAAACGCAAAGCGAACTGGAAGACAGCCGCAGCAGCTTATTGAAAAGCGAAGTGGATGTCTCCCGCCAGCAGTCGCAACAAATCAGGGCCCCCCGCGACGGCAGCATCCTCAGACTGCTGGCCAATCCGCAGAGCGACATCGTCAGACAAGGCGATCCGCTGCTGGTATTGGTGCCGGACATGGATGTGAAAGCCGTGGAACTGTGGGTGGACGGTAACGATGCGGTACTGATCACCCCGGGTCGGCATGCGCGTTTGCAATTCGAGGGCTGGCCTGCCCTGCAATTTGCCGGCTGGCCGGAAGTGGCCGTGGGCACCTTTGGCGGGCTGGTAGCCTTTGTGGATTCTACCGACGACGGCAAGGGTAAATTCCGGGTGCTGATCGTGCCCGACCCCAAAGACCGGCCCTGGCCGGCTGAACGCTTCGCCCGCCAAGGCGTGAGAGTGAAAGGCTGGGTCTTGTTGAACCGGGTAACGATGGCCTACGAACTGTGGCGTCAACTGAATGCCTTTCCGCCGCAAATGACTACGGAAGCGCCAGCAACCGATCTGGTCAGACAAAAATTGAAATAA
- a CDS encoding TolC family protein, with product MNRFASRHHHTGATAKQLRACGRLIGTILLIPLLVSCGQYLDTSPDRKLVKRVEERLNPDEGLPLPAISQLPPQTVEQALPKFKEGRPKSATILPPPSAAKPELPKVAPEASKQLSISDVRSMALENNLDLKIAQADPKIAATAVSEEEAKFDDLIFAKAKYGKKNTPAQNLDVVSFTPVDPTSPLKNEIDKLTAVPQETEVLDMEAGIVIPLRTGAKVTVSSPFDGKRQFRGVASDQYQNALRFSISQPLLRDAGISNNVAGIRIARYEQQAVDVKTRLQAIRVLAMVERAYWSLYVAWGELDVRRQQYENASNNLNMVRKRVAEGLTASVEINRAEIGVAERLESLIIAETSLKTRQRQLKLLLNAPGLDLDSQTLLIPDTSPTLLEFNLDREQLAQRALDGRLELLELELKLAADLTKIDYLSNQTLPMFMLDYNYAALGRDTSSYGGAFDQTLSGNYSDWSVGLRVEIPLSNELRRARLDRAVQERMQRLTTQQLRELSVRREIYDSLDQMSQNWQRILATRQNVVLAGLNYDAELKQFKEGLRTMTEVLETLTRLGEAQLREVRAIGDYQVSMIDLAFATGTLLGHSRVDLGLNTTPH from the coding sequence ATGAATCGTTTTGCATCCCGTCACCACCACACAGGGGCTACGGCCAAGCAGTTGCGAGCCTGCGGGCGGCTTATCGGCACAATATTGCTGATACCTTTACTGGTCAGTTGCGGACAGTATCTCGATACCAGCCCCGACCGTAAACTCGTGAAGCGGGTGGAAGAACGTCTGAATCCCGATGAAGGCTTGCCGCTGCCGGCCATCTCGCAGTTGCCGCCGCAAACCGTGGAGCAGGCCTTACCCAAGTTTAAGGAAGGCCGGCCAAAATCGGCGACCATCCTGCCCCCGCCCAGCGCGGCTAAACCCGAGTTACCCAAAGTAGCGCCGGAAGCTAGCAAGCAGCTATCCATCTCGGACGTGCGCAGCATGGCTTTAGAAAACAATCTGGACCTGAAGATCGCCCAGGCCGACCCGAAAATCGCTGCCACCGCGGTTAGCGAAGAAGAAGCCAAATTCGACGATTTGATCTTTGCCAAGGCCAAATACGGTAAGAAAAATACACCCGCGCAAAATCTGGATGTGGTCAGTTTCACCCCGGTCGACCCCACTTCTCCGCTGAAGAACGAAATCGATAAACTCACCGCCGTCCCGCAAGAGACCGAAGTATTGGATATGGAAGCGGGCATCGTGATTCCTTTACGCACCGGCGCAAAAGTCACCGTCAGCTCGCCGTTCGACGGTAAACGCCAGTTTCGCGGCGTCGCTTCCGACCAATATCAGAATGCGCTGCGCTTCTCCATCAGCCAGCCCTTGCTGCGTGACGCCGGTATTTCCAATAACGTAGCAGGGATCCGCATCGCCCGTTACGAACAACAAGCGGTAGACGTAAAAACCCGCTTGCAGGCGATTCGAGTGTTGGCGATGGTCGAACGCGCATATTGGAGCCTGTATGTCGCCTGGGGCGAGTTGGACGTGCGCCGCCAACAGTACGAAAACGCCTCGAACAACCTGAACATGGTGAGAAAACGGGTGGCGGAAGGTTTAACTGCCAGCGTGGAAATCAACCGTGCCGAAATCGGTGTGGCCGAACGCCTGGAGTCGCTGATTATCGCCGAAACCAGCTTAAAGACCCGCCAACGCCAGCTGAAATTGTTATTGAACGCACCCGGTCTGGATTTGGATTCGCAAACTCTGTTGATCCCCGATACCTCGCCGACCCTGCTGGAATTTAATCTCGACCGCGAGCAGCTGGCACAACGCGCCTTGGACGGCCGTTTGGAATTGCTGGAACTGGAATTAAAGCTGGCCGCCGATTTGACCAAGATCGATTATCTCAGCAATCAAACCTTGCCGATGTTTATGCTGGATTACAACTACGCCGCGCTGGGCCGCGACACGTCGTCCTACGGCGGCGCTTTCGATCAGACCTTGAGCGGCAATTATTCGGATTGGTCGGTGGGCTTACGCGTGGAAATCCCCCTCAGCAACGAGCTGCGCCGCGCGCGTCTGGACCGGGCCGTGCAGGAACGCATGCAACGTTTGACCACCCAACAACTACGCGAATTGAGCGTACGCCGGGAAATCTACGACTCACTGGATCAAATGAGCCAGAACTGGCAACGCATTCTAGCCACCCGCCAAAACGTGGTGCTGGCCGGCTTGAATTACGACGCCGAACTCAAACAGTTTAAGGAAGGCCTGCGGACGATGACCGAAGTACTGGAAACCCTGACTCGCCTCGGCGAGGCGCAGCTGCGCGAAGTGCGTGCGATCGGCGACTATCAAGTGTCGATGATAGATCTGGCGTTTGCCACCGGCACCTTGCTGGGACATAGTCGGGTGGATTTGGGCCTGAACACCACCCCTCATTAG
- a CDS encoding FKBP-type peptidyl-prolyl cis-trans isomerase, producing the protein MQITDKTAVSIHYTLTNQDGEQLDSSRGEEPLLYLHGAGNIIAGLEAALHGKQAGDKFNVTIAADQAYGEVSEEMIQVVSKKMFDGMDIDIGMQFHADVSHGPGVITIVEIDGDDVTIDGNHPLAGEDLTFDVEVIDVRPATADEVAHGHIHGSGCHH; encoded by the coding sequence ATGCAAATCACAGACAAAACGGCTGTTTCCATCCATTATACCTTAACCAACCAAGACGGTGAGCAGCTGGATAGTTCCAGAGGCGAAGAGCCGTTGTTGTATTTGCATGGCGCGGGCAACATTATTGCGGGTTTGGAAGCTGCTTTACACGGCAAGCAAGCAGGCGATAAATTCAACGTCACTATAGCGGCCGATCAGGCTTACGGTGAAGTGTCCGAAGAAATGATCCAAGTGGTATCCAAAAAAATGTTCGACGGTATGGATATCGATATTGGCATGCAGTTTCATGCCGACGTTAGCCACGGCCCCGGCGTTATCACCATCGTCGAGATCGACGGCGACGATGTTACCATCGACGGCAACCATCCTTTAGCCGGCGAAGATTTGACGTTTGACGTGGAAGTTATCGATGTCAGACCGGCGACAGCCGATGAAGTGGCCCACGGCCATATCCATGGCTCAGGTTGTCATCACTAG
- the greB gene encoding transcription elongation factor GreB, with protein sequence MSRWRPPRPKSSPYITAEGYRTLETELKQLWERRKDVTIALSAAAAEGDRSENAEYIYRKKELREIDRRIHYLQKRLPSLTVVSEKPGNRNQVFFGAWVTLETMDGEEITYRIVGADEIDTTGGLISLDSPLAKALLKKMLDDEIAVRHAEQETRYYITAIRY encoded by the coding sequence ATGTCACGCTGGCGACCGCCCCGCCCTAAATCTTCGCCGTACATCACCGCCGAAGGCTATCGCACTCTGGAAACCGAGCTAAAACAGCTCTGGGAACGGCGTAAAGATGTCACCATTGCGCTGTCAGCCGCCGCCGCAGAAGGCGACCGCTCGGAGAACGCCGAGTATATCTACCGGAAAAAGGAACTGCGGGAAATTGACCGGCGCATTCATTATCTGCAAAAACGTTTGCCGTCACTGACAGTGGTGTCCGAAAAGCCGGGCAATCGTAATCAGGTGTTTTTCGGCGCCTGGGTGACGCTGGAAACCATGGATGGCGAAGAAATCACTTATCGCATCGTCGGCGCCGACGAAATCGATACCACGGGCGGTTTGATCAGCCTGGATTCGCCTTTAGCTAAAGCCTTATTGAAGAAGATGCTGGACGACGAAATAGCCGTCCGACACGCCGAGCAAGAAACGCGGTATTACATCACCGCCATTCGTTACTGA
- a CDS encoding gamma-glutamylcyclotransferase family protein, whose translation MTEPQYLFVYGTLRRSRQNQIQHPFLADCDYIGDAFIHGELYEIDAYPGTIAGGTKLVKGELYLMQNPEQTLPALDIYEECAAYFPQPHEYLRRELQVSLPDGQTVLAWTYLYNRPVNELMRIHSGDYLNYLQEHT comes from the coding sequence ATGACAGAACCGCAATACCTGTTTGTCTACGGCACACTGCGCCGAAGCCGTCAAAATCAAATCCAACACCCGTTTCTCGCAGATTGCGATTACATCGGCGATGCATTTATCCACGGCGAACTATACGAAATTGATGCTTATCCGGGCACTATTGCTGGCGGAACAAAGCTGGTCAAAGGCGAACTGTATCTAATGCAAAACCCCGAACAAACGCTGCCGGCTCTGGATATTTACGAAGAATGCGCCGCGTATTTTCCGCAGCCGCACGAATACCTCCGCCGTGAACTACAGGTAAGTTTGCCGGATGGACAAACCGTTTTGGCTTGGACCTATCTTTACAATCGCCCCGTGAACGAACTAATGCGCATCCACAGCGGCGACTACCTAAACTATTTGCAGGAACACACATGA
- the dtd gene encoding D-aminoacyl-tRNA deacylase, which produces MISIIQRVTQAKVTVNGIDIGVIGTGVMALVAVEKADTPKQADRLLERILNYRIFADADDKMNLSLRDIQGGLLLVPQFTLAANTDTGNRPSFASAAPPELGRELFAYLQQRAQETYPASQFGKFGADMKVALINDGPVTFTLRCQGI; this is translated from the coding sequence ATGATCAGCATTATCCAGCGCGTGACCCAAGCCAAAGTCACGGTAAACGGTATCGACATCGGCGTGATCGGCACCGGCGTCATGGCCTTGGTGGCTGTCGAGAAAGCCGATACACCCAAGCAAGCCGACCGTTTGCTGGAGCGGATTTTGAATTACCGGATATTTGCGGATGCAGATGACAAAATGAATCTGAGTTTGCGCGATATTCAGGGCGGCCTGCTGCTGGTACCGCAATTTACCCTGGCAGCCAATACCGATACCGGCAACCGGCCCAGCTTTGCTTCGGCGGCCCCGCCGGAATTGGGCCGGGAATTATTCGCGTATTTGCAACAGCGTGCGCAGGAGACCTACCCAGCTAGCCAATTCGGCAAATTCGGCGCAGATATGAAAGTAGCATTGATCAACGACGGCCCGGTAACTTTTACATTACGTTGCCAGGGAATATAG
- a CDS encoding CBS domain-containing protein → MLAKIAVVDYMSTKIVTVTPDTEISQAVKILLDHKVTSVPVVDQQGKLVGIFSEKDGMKVFVESAYNQSMAGKVGEFMSKDPQFVDADASLVDVASKFQESPTRSFPVFQNDQFVGMISRVDVLRALLAIR, encoded by the coding sequence ATGCTAGCCAAAATAGCTGTAGTCGATTATATGTCGACCAAAATCGTTACCGTTACCCCCGATACCGAAATTTCTCAGGCGGTTAAAATCTTATTGGACCACAAAGTGACTAGCGTGCCGGTTGTGGACCAGCAAGGTAAGTTGGTGGGGATATTTTCCGAAAAAGACGGCATGAAGGTGTTTGTCGAATCCGCTTACAACCAAAGTATGGCCGGAAAGGTGGGAGAGTTCATGAGCAAAGACCCGCAATTTGTTGATGCCGATGCCAGTCTCGTGGATGTGGCCAGTAAATTTCAGGAATCGCCGACCAGGAGTTTTCCGGTTTTTCAAAACGATCAGTTTGTCGGCATGATTAGCCGGGTCGATGTGCTAAGAGCGTTGTTAGCCATTCGCTAG
- a CDS encoding methyl-accepting chemotaxis protein, which produces MLDSLSNHSGPQDFSLRKLLTVLTATVALLLVVGNIFVWISHGKLQTAETEKQRLVNATLAFKNVRYHVVQIQQFLTDASAVGEDDYSEALAEKNAAHAELTSLLAMMPDKKPAIKDADNAVSELYATGERMANAYFQQGREAGNLIMKAPENGFDAASEILADKLNQLAGTLEQQANAASQQQNQMQNQMFTVSATVAGLALLLIVSANVWLTRKLFTVLGGEPSYASKIAGSIAKGQLDINVATEKNDTSSLLAIMKLMGQELTSHMREINAVSKQIGQSSYQISNISGGISNANRSEQARSSEVKTATEQLRTTTEEVERFSVEIRHRTQETQNTAQKGIVAVNENLDEMRRVVKEVESAEAKTLALRQANRQIQDITTTIRNITEQTNLLALNAAIEAARAGEYGRGFAVVADEVRKLAQNASSATAEIASIIGELTKIIEENTHAMGSIIQTTKQGMEKAETTSVVINEIVGQIAENAGTAQQISTVTRHQLDNVNQLQARVQALFEALGQNESKVHITRTISDDLYVVTEKMRNMLEHFSFDAQWTATPAANEHRKFPRSSHYLLAHVEIADLVLDGVTADFSMSGACLRLPVALPCPLNSSITIQLRIPYDNIQQYESQLPLELTCTLVWHKPVDGEHHYGVKFNEFMSPESAQSLKACFAFFNHSATY; this is translated from the coding sequence ATGCTTGATTCCCTTAGTAATCACTCCGGACCCCAGGATTTTTCATTACGCAAACTATTGACGGTATTAACTGCCACAGTGGCTTTACTGCTGGTAGTCGGCAATATATTTGTCTGGATTAGTCACGGCAAACTACAAACAGCGGAAACCGAAAAGCAGCGCTTGGTAAACGCTACTCTGGCGTTTAAAAATGTTCGCTATCACGTGGTGCAAATCCAGCAATTTCTGACCGATGCGTCAGCGGTCGGTGAAGACGATTACAGCGAAGCCTTAGCGGAAAAAAACGCCGCTCATGCGGAACTGACGAGTTTACTGGCGATGATGCCGGACAAGAAACCGGCGATTAAAGACGCCGATAACGCCGTGAGCGAGCTTTATGCCACCGGTGAACGCATGGCAAACGCCTATTTTCAGCAAGGCCGTGAAGCCGGCAACCTGATCATGAAAGCCCCGGAGAATGGCTTCGACGCGGCCTCGGAAATTCTGGCCGACAAACTCAATCAGCTTGCCGGCACCTTGGAACAACAAGCCAACGCCGCATCGCAGCAACAAAATCAGATGCAAAACCAAATGTTTACGGTCAGCGCCACGGTTGCCGGCCTGGCTTTATTATTGATCGTGTCCGCCAACGTCTGGCTAACGCGAAAATTATTTACCGTATTAGGCGGCGAACCCAGCTACGCATCAAAAATTGCCGGCAGTATCGCCAAGGGTCAGTTGGACATCAACGTCGCCACTGAGAAAAATGATACCAGCAGTCTACTGGCTATTATGAAGCTGATGGGCCAGGAACTGACCAGCCATATGCGCGAGATCAACGCGGTTAGTAAGCAAATCGGTCAGTCTTCCTACCAAATATCCAATATCTCCGGCGGCATTTCCAATGCCAACCGCTCGGAACAGGCTCGATCTTCCGAGGTAAAAACCGCTACCGAACAACTACGTACTACGACCGAAGAAGTCGAACGCTTTTCCGTAGAAATCCGCCACCGCACCCAGGAAACGCAAAACACCGCGCAAAAAGGCATCGTCGCCGTTAACGAAAATCTTGATGAAATGCGCCGGGTTGTGAAAGAAGTGGAAAGCGCGGAAGCGAAAACCCTGGCACTGCGTCAGGCCAATCGGCAAATTCAGGATATTACCACCACGATCCGTAACATCACCGAGCAAACCAATTTATTGGCCTTGAACGCCGCCATCGAAGCCGCCAGAGCCGGCGAATACGGCAGAGGCTTTGCCGTAGTGGCCGATGAAGTGCGGAAACTGGCACAAAACGCCTCCAGCGCTACCGCCGAAATCGCCAGCATTATTGGCGAATTAACCAAAATCATCGAAGAAAACACGCACGCGATGGGCTCCATCATCCAGACCACCAAACAAGGTATGGAAAAAGCCGAAACCACCAGCGTAGTGATTAACGAAATTGTCGGCCAGATAGCGGAAAACGCCGGCACTGCGCAACAAATTTCCACGGTCACTCGACACCAACTGGATAATGTCAACCAGTTACAAGCCAGAGTACAAGCCTTGTTCGAAGCACTGGGCCAGAACGAATCGAAAGTGCATATCACTCGAACCATCAGTGATGATCTTTACGTGGTGACCGAAAAAATGCGCAACATGTTAGAGCACTTCAGCTTCGATGCGCAGTGGACGGCAACACCAGCCGCCAACGAGCACCGCAAATTTCCACGCAGCAGCCACTATTTGCTGGCACATGTGGAAATCGCCGACTTGGTTCTCGACGGGGTCACCGCCGATTTCAGCATGTCCGGCGCCTGTTTGCGTCTGCCCGTGGCACTGCCCTGCCCGCTAAACAGCTCCATTACTATTCAGCTGCGCATTCCGTACGACAATATTCAGCAATACGAATCCCAACTGCCACTGGAGCTTACCTGCACCCTAGTCTGGCACAAACCCGTGGATGGCGAACACCACTACGGCGTCAAATTCAACGAATTCATGTCACCGGAGTCCGCACAGAGTTTAAAAGCCTGTTTTGCCTTTTTCAATCACTCCGCAACCTATTAG
- a CDS encoding right-handed parallel beta-helix repeat-containing protein, whose amino-acid sequence MHRLIFSECLASVVCLLLAFPAHSTEWQVGPQRALKLPSAAARLAKDGDVVSIDAGLYRGDIASWPQQRLTIRGLAGGAHLEALGNSAEDKAIWVLKGNDVVVENIELSGATAPALNGAGIRFEGTNLTLRNCHFHHNQMGILTGVNPDSDIVIENSEFNDNTVDYPRYGKLGHNIYIGNIRRFTLQNSYVHDASTGHNVKSRARENYILYNRITDERNGSSYLVDLPDGGAGYLIGNLFHQGANTENAAMLAFAAENNQTQPNQQLYLVNNTFVNDHPGGAFLNNHSIATAMLINNLLVGEATELVGPNLENHDLKATATVLSDPASYDYRLKSDAPAIDQGISPGFAANGMLLNPQFVYRHPRGSEKRRQQGPLDVGAYEFIAKQPD is encoded by the coding sequence ATGCATCGCTTGATATTTTCGGAGTGTTTGGCAAGTGTTGTTTGTTTGCTGCTGGCTTTCCCGGCGCACAGCACCGAATGGCAAGTCGGCCCGCAGCGCGCGCTTAAACTGCCTAGTGCCGCTGCGAGACTGGCCAAAGACGGCGATGTAGTCAGTATCGATGCCGGGCTTTATCGGGGCGATATCGCCAGCTGGCCGCAGCAGCGGCTGACCATACGCGGACTGGCAGGCGGCGCCCATCTGGAAGCGCTCGGCAATTCTGCGGAAGACAAAGCGATTTGGGTGCTAAAAGGCAACGACGTTGTCGTTGAGAATATCGAACTTTCGGGTGCAACCGCGCCGGCTCTGAACGGCGCCGGCATCCGCTTCGAAGGTACTAATCTGACCCTGAGGAACTGCCATTTCCATCACAACCAGATGGGCATCTTGACCGGAGTTAACCCTGACAGCGACATCGTGATCGAAAACTCGGAGTTTAACGACAATACCGTCGATTATCCGCGCTACGGCAAACTGGGCCATAACATCTACATCGGCAATATCCGCCGTTTTACCCTGCAAAATTCTTATGTCCACGATGCCAGCACCGGCCATAACGTCAAATCGCGGGCCAGGGAAAACTATATTCTTTACAATCGCATCACCGACGAACGTAACGGCTCCAGTTATCTGGTGGACTTACCCGATGGCGGCGCCGGCTATCTGATTGGGAATCTGTTTCATCAGGGTGCAAACACCGAAAATGCCGCAATGCTGGCGTTTGCCGCCGAAAACAACCAAACCCAGCCGAATCAACAGCTTTATCTGGTCAACAATACCTTCGTCAACGATCATCCCGGCGGTGCATTCCTGAATAATCACAGTATCGCCACAGCGATGTTAATCAACAATCTGTTGGTAGGCGAAGCCACCGAACTGGTTGGTCCCAACCTGGAAAACCACGACCTCAAGGCTACGGCCACCGTGTTAAGCGATCCGGCAAGTTACGATTACCGCCTGAAGTCAGATGCCCCGGCAATCGATCAAGGCATCTCTCCCGGATTCGCCGCCAACGGGATGCTGCTTAATCCGCAATTTGTCTATCGCCATCCGCGCGGCAGCGAAAAACGCCGCCAACAAGGACCGCTTGATGTGGGTGCCTACGAATTTATCGCCAAACAGCCGGATTAA